In Ignavibacteria bacterium, the sequence GACTATGAAGAGCTAAAGACCATAGTTGATGAAACTACAAGGATCACAAAATCACTGAGAGGATTGCTGAATTTTTCGAGACCGCTTACTGTTGAAAAATCCAAAACCGGCATTAATGAGCTTGTTGAAGAGGTAATTTCCAAAACCAAATACGCATTAGGCAGTAAAGATATTACGGTTAAAAAATCGCTTGATAAAGATATTCCCTTAATTCCCGCTGATAAAGCACAGATAGAAGAAGTAATAACCAATCTTGTGATAAATTCAATTCAGGCTTTCAGTGAAAAAGGGGAAATTACAATAAAAACAAAATTGAACCAAACATTCGTATCAATAGAAGTGAGCGATAACGGACCCGGAATACCGAAGGAGAACCAGGAAAAGGTCTTCAGGCCGTTTTATTCATCCAAAGGATACGGCAAAGGCACAGGTTTGGGGCTTTCAATAGTAAAAAGAATAATAACTGAACATAATGGAACGGTAAAACTGCGCTCTCAAACCGGTAAAGGAACAGTCTTTACAATAACTTTGCCGTTAAAATAAAAATTAAACTCCTGTATTAAAGAAAAAGCCATCAGTTAACCTGATGGCTTTTTTATTTACAATAGTAAAATAAAAAACCTGCGGTATTACCGCAGGTTTGGGTCAATCAAAAACAAAGAACAATTGAAACTATAATTTTATTTTACCAGTATCATTTTTCTTGTTTCGTAATTACCGCCGGCGTTTATTTTCATGAAATAAATTCCGCTGTTTACCTTAGACCCGCTGTTATTTAATGCATGCCAGGTAAATTTATGATCTCCGGGTTTGAGTATATTATTGAACATTGAGCAGATCTCAGCGCCGTTTACATCGTAGATCTTTATATCTACATTTGTTTCTTTGATCAAAGAGATGTTAATGCTGGTAGAAGGATTAAAGGGATTCGGGTAATTTTCACTAATACTGTAATCTGCGGGTGAAATGTTAGGTTCAATTCCAACTGTGCTGCGCACAATTATTCTTTTGCTGAGCGCATTATTCCAGGCGTCGCCGCCGGTATTGCTTTGTGAATTGCCTGCTAAACCAACTGCCCATATTGTATCTGTACCACCGGTGCCCGGAGCAGTATAATTGAATGAAACAGTAACAGAGCCGTTTGTCATTGGTATATTATTATTATGAGTAAGCTCACCATTTGAAATACGCAAACCTGAAGTTACAACACCTAATGCACCAAGCCTGGTTGCGACATCAAGACCCATACCAGTTTTACCGGCATTGGATATGGTTATACTGTATTGCTGGGTTTGTCCTGTGTTTACCGTATCAGGTCCTGTGATAGTTACTGTTACGCCTGTGTTAATTGAACCGTGGCAAGAGCAGCCTGATGTGCTGGTTTTTAATGTTCTTCCTGTTCTTCCGTCTATATCGCCGTATAATAAAACTGATGATGC encodes:
- a CDS encoding T9SS type A sorting domain-containing protein; the protein is MKSILLSKKFFAAFIIIFIASSVLLYGDIDGRTGRTLKTSTSGCSCHGSINTGVTVTITGPDTVNTGQTQQYSITISNAGKTGMGLDVATRLGALGVVTSGLRISNGELTHNNNIPMTNGSVTVSFNYTAPGTGGTDTIWAVGLAGNSQSNTGGDAWNNALSKRIIVRSTVGIEPNISPADYSISENYPNPFNPSTSINISLIKETNVDIKIYDVNGAEICSMFNNILKPGDHKFTWHALNNSGSKVNSGIYFMKINAGGNYETRKMILVK